Proteins encoded by one window of Dryocola sp. LX212:
- the murB gene encoding UDP-N-acetylmuramate dehydrogenase has product MSSSLKSFNTFGIQASASRIVIAQTVQQLTEAWNDALLAQQPVLILGEGSNVLFLEDFSGTVIVNRIAGIEVAEKDDAWYLHVGAGENWHHLVEYTLTNGMPGLENLALIPGCVGSSPIQNIGAYGVELKQVCDYVDCVDLRSGEMQRLNNAECQFGYRDSIFKHDLQDNFAITAVGLRLPKTWQPVLTYGDLAKLDPAKVTPKTVFDAVCHMRTTKLPDPRINGNAGSFFKNPVIPAEIATELLSAYSTAPNYPQADGSTKLAAGWLIDQCQLKGYQIGGAAVHRQQALVLINVENAVSQDVVNLAHYIRQRVGEKFNVWLEPEVRFIGSKGEVSAVETIA; this is encoded by the coding sequence ATGAGCTCCTCACTTAAGTCCTTCAATACTTTCGGCATTCAGGCCAGCGCTTCACGGATTGTCATTGCACAGACCGTGCAACAGCTTACAGAAGCATGGAATGATGCGCTTCTGGCTCAGCAGCCTGTTTTGATCCTGGGTGAGGGAAGCAATGTTCTCTTCCTGGAGGATTTCAGCGGTACCGTCATAGTGAATCGCATTGCCGGTATCGAGGTGGCTGAAAAGGACGATGCGTGGTATCTACATGTTGGTGCAGGTGAAAACTGGCATCACCTCGTTGAGTACACGTTGACAAATGGGATGCCGGGGCTGGAGAATCTTGCGCTCATTCCCGGCTGTGTAGGCTCTTCCCCGATACAGAATATTGGCGCCTATGGTGTTGAGCTCAAACAGGTGTGTGATTACGTGGATTGTGTAGATCTGCGCAGCGGTGAAATGCAGCGGTTGAACAATGCAGAGTGTCAGTTTGGCTACCGTGACAGTATCTTCAAACACGATTTGCAGGATAATTTTGCAATCACAGCCGTAGGACTACGGCTGCCTAAAACATGGCAGCCTGTGCTCACATATGGTGATTTAGCCAAACTGGATCCCGCGAAGGTTACCCCGAAGACAGTTTTTGATGCTGTTTGCCATATGCGAACAACTAAGCTTCCGGATCCGCGCATTAATGGAAATGCTGGTAGCTTCTTTAAAAACCCCGTTATTCCCGCAGAAATTGCAACAGAGCTGCTAAGCGCTTACTCCACTGCGCCCAACTATCCACAGGCGGATGGCTCCACGAAGCTGGCCGCCGGATGGCTTATCGACCAATGCCAGCTTAAGGGCTATCAAATTGGCGGCGCAGCCGTTCACCGCCAGCAGGCGCTGGTCCTCATCAACGTAGAGAATGCAGTTAGCCAGGATGTTGTTAACCTGGCGCATTACATTCGTCAGCGAGTAGGGGAAAAATTTAACGTATGGCTGGAACCTGAAGTCCGATTCATTGGTTCAAAAGGTGAAGTCAGTGCCGTGGAGACGATAGCGTGA
- the hemG gene encoding menaquinone-dependent protoporphyrinogen IX dehydrogenase — protein sequence MKTLILFSTRDGQTREIASYISSELKELGVESDVVNLHRCEEITWSNYDRVIIGASIRYGHFHSSVDAFVKKHLLALQAIPSAFFSVNLVARKPEKRSPQTNSYTRKFLLSSPWQPDHCAVFAGALRYPRYGWLDRFMIRLIMKMTGGETDTRKEVVYTDWQQVARFAHEIAHLTTK from the coding sequence GTGAAAACTTTAATTCTGTTTTCGACCCGTGATGGTCAAACCCGTGAAATCGCTTCTTATATAAGTTCCGAGCTTAAAGAGCTGGGCGTGGAGAGTGATGTGGTGAATCTGCATCGCTGCGAAGAGATTACCTGGAGCAATTACGATCGCGTGATTATTGGTGCTTCCATACGTTATGGTCACTTCCACTCTTCAGTAGATGCTTTTGTGAAAAAGCATCTACTGGCATTGCAGGCAATCCCAAGTGCTTTCTTCTCCGTCAACCTTGTAGCACGAAAGCCTGAGAAGCGTTCTCCACAAACTAACTCCTATACGCGCAAGTTTCTTCTTAGCTCTCCGTGGCAGCCAGATCACTGCGCCGTGTTCGCCGGAGCCCTGCGCTACCCGCGTTATGGCTGGTTAGATCGCTTCATGATTCGCTTAATTATGAAAATGACCGGCGGCGAAACGGATACCAGAAAAGAAGTTGTTTATACCGACTGGCAGCAGGTAGCGCGTTTTGCCCACGAAATAGCACATTTAACCACCAAATAG
- the trkH gene encoding Trk system potassium transporter TrkH encodes MHFRAITRIVGLLVILFSGTMIIPGLVALIYRDGAGRAFTQTFFVALVIGSLLWWPNRREKNELKPREGFLIVVLFWTVLGSVGALPFIFSERPNLTVTDAFFESFSGLTTTGATTLVGLDTLPHAILFYRQMLQWFGGMGIIVLAVAILPILGVGGMQLYRAEMPGPLKDNKMRPRIADTAKTLWLIYVLLTVACAAALWFAGMPMFDAIGHSFSTISIGGFSTHDASVGYFNNPTINSIIAVFLLISGCNYGLHFSLLSGRSLKVYWRDPEFRMFIGVQLTLVIICTLVLFLHNTYGSVLQTLNQAFFQVVSMATTAGFTTDSIARWPLFLPVLLLCSAFIGGCAGSTGGGLKVIRILLLFKQGNRELKRLVHPNAVYSIKLGNRALPERILEAVWGFFSAYALVFILSMLAIIATGVDDFSAFASVAATLNNLGPGLGVVADNFASMNPVAKWILIGNMLFGRLEVFTLLVLFTPTFWRE; translated from the coding sequence ATGCATTTTCGTGCCATAACCCGAATCGTTGGTCTGCTGGTCATCCTGTTCTCCGGGACCATGATAATCCCGGGGCTGGTCGCCTTGATTTACCGCGATGGTGCTGGCCGCGCCTTTACACAGACTTTCTTCGTCGCGTTGGTGATTGGCTCGCTGCTGTGGTGGCCAAACCGTCGCGAGAAAAACGAGCTCAAGCCGCGTGAAGGGTTCCTGATCGTCGTACTGTTCTGGACCGTGCTGGGTAGCGTGGGGGCCTTGCCGTTTATCTTCTCAGAAAGGCCAAACCTGACGGTCACCGACGCCTTCTTTGAATCGTTCTCCGGTTTAACGACCACGGGCGCAACCACACTGGTGGGTCTGGACACGCTTCCTCACGCCATTCTCTTTTACCGGCAGATGCTGCAATGGTTTGGCGGCATGGGGATCATCGTGCTGGCCGTCGCTATCCTGCCTATTCTCGGCGTGGGGGGAATGCAGCTTTATCGCGCTGAAATGCCCGGGCCGCTGAAAGATAATAAAATGCGCCCACGCATTGCGGATACAGCGAAAACGCTTTGGCTTATCTATGTCCTGCTGACGGTCGCCTGCGCGGCAGCGCTGTGGTTTGCGGGTATGCCGATGTTCGATGCGATAGGGCATAGCTTCTCGACTATCTCCATCGGCGGCTTTTCAACGCATGATGCCAGCGTGGGCTATTTTAATAACCCAACAATCAACTCCATTATTGCCGTCTTTCTGCTGATCTCGGGCTGTAACTATGGCCTGCACTTCTCGCTGCTGAGCGGGCGTAGCCTCAAAGTTTACTGGCGCGATCCTGAGTTTCGTATGTTTATCGGCGTGCAGCTCACGCTGGTCATCATCTGCACCCTGGTTCTGTTCCTGCATAATACCTACGGATCTGTACTGCAAACGCTGAACCAGGCGTTCTTCCAGGTTGTCTCAATGGCTACCACGGCGGGCTTCACGACAGACAGTATTGCCCGCTGGCCGCTGTTCCTGCCGGTGCTGCTGCTTTGCTCTGCTTTTATCGGCGGCTGTGCGGGTTCAACCGGCGGTGGCCTGAAGGTGATTCGTATCCTCCTGCTGTTCAAACAGGGGAATCGTGAATTAAAAAGGCTGGTGCACCCGAACGCGGTATACAGCATCAAGCTGGGTAACCGGGCGCTGCCGGAACGTATCCTCGAAGCGGTGTGGGGCTTCTTCTCTGCGTATGCATTAGTGTTCATCCTCAGCATGCTGGCGATTATCGCCACGGGCGTTGATGACTTCTCTGCGTTTGCCTCGGTTGCGGCAACGCTCAATAACCTTGGGCCTGGGCTGGGCGTGGTGGCGGACAACTTCGCCAGCATGAACCCGGTGGCCAAATGGATCCTGATCGGCAACATGCTGTTTGGTCGTCTGGAAGTGTTTACTTTATTAGTACTGTTCACGCCAACCTTTTGGCGAGAGTAA